The Ipomoea triloba cultivar NCNSP0323 chromosome 13, ASM357664v1 genomic interval ttaaatttgtaaaactaataattacggagtataaactatttaatactttaatagttaatactaaaatattaaatattaacctaaaaaacatatagagtttgaacaatttaggattttttttcgcttaaaatgatgtcgttttgagtgaaacactggtcacaataatactaagaccaaatggAGATGTTCTGAAAAAATAAGGACTTAAAGTGAATTGTCATTTATAAGTTTaagacaaaaatggaattaggtcttgaaaaacaaaaaagaaaattacatttttagtcctccaatTATACCCACGGTACAAACTTCGTCCATGAGTTATATGCACGACCATTTTAACCTCTAAGTTATCCATGAAGTGACGATTTTAATTCTTGGTGATAGAAATAGCCTCCAAGGAACTAAAATCGCCACTTCATATATAACTTAGGGGTTAAAATGTTACACATATAACTCAGAAACTAAGTTTATACTacggtaattttttttaaaaaataagtttatagTACGGTTATAATTGAAGGATGCAATTTTCCCAAAATCAAAACTCCAAAAATTGGCGACCATTCTTGAACCGCCACTCCGCCCGCCAATGCACCATTTACCAGCTTGATTCCCTGATTCCCTGGCCGCTGATCAACGGAAGTGGAGAGTCTGCTTCTTGGACCAAATAGAATCTGCTAATCGAATGGCTCTGCCTTCGCCTAGTCGAATCTCAAAGCTTGGAAGCTCTTTTTCTGCTCTTCAGTATTTCTCTTAAAATATTCACACCACGAAACTAAGAAACAGATTCAATGGCGACGCCATTCTTGAAAACCGGTGCAACCCAAGACGCTGAAGCTAAAGGAAACTGCTATCCCCATTGGTTCTCTGTAGAAACTGGAATATGCAAAAGCACTCACCCTCCCGTGCACCTCCCATCTGACCCTTTTCTTGATGTTGTTTCCTTCATTTTCTCGCACAAACATGGTGGGGTTTCCGCTCTGGTCGATTCCCAATCCGGAGTTTCGATTTCATACTCGGAATTGCGTTCCCTTGTCAAGTCAACCGCCGCTGGTCTTCATCGAATGGATGTTTCACAAGGTGATGTGGTCATGATTCTGCTCCCCAATTCCATTTATTTCCCAGTTGTGCTTTTGGGTGTTTTGAGTTTGGGTGCGGTTGTGACCACTGCGAATCCTCTCAGTAGTTTGGTAGAGATAAAGAAGCAGGTTTCTGAGTGTAATGTTAGCCTGGTATTTACAACCCTTGAAAGAGTTGATAAATTGGGTACATTGGGTGTTCAGATTATAGGTTTACCACAACATTTTATGTTTGGTTCAGAAAGGAATTTAGATTCTGGTTTTCATAAGCTAATTTCTTGTGATCCCAAATTGGCCCCAAAGCCTAGAATCAAGCAACAGGACACTGCAGTGATACTTTACTCCTCAGGAACTACGGGTAATTGTAAAGGCGTAGTCTTGACTCACGCGAATTTTATAGCTACGGTTGAACTGTTTATGCGGTTTGAAGCTTCACAGTACGAGCATTTAAGTACAGAAAATGTATACTTGGATGTTATACCGATGTTTCATGTGTATGGACTGTCTCTGTTTGGGATGGGGTTGTTATCCTTGGGTTCTACTGTGGTTGTGATGAGAAAATTCGATGCTGATGAGATGGTAAGGGCTATCGACAGATATGGAGTTACTCATTTTCCGGTTGTCCCGCCATTACTAATGGCATTGACAAGAAGAGCAAAGGGTGTTGCTCAGCGTTCTATGAAGAGTTTGAAACAGGTTTCTTGTGGGGCTGCTCCGTTGAACACAAAATGCATTCAAGACTTCAT includes:
- the LOC116001617 gene encoding 4-coumarate--CoA ligase-like 6 yields the protein MATPFLKTGATQDAEAKGNCYPHWFSVETGICKSTHPPVHLPSDPFLDVVSFIFSHKHGGVSALVDSQSGVSISYSELRSLVKSTAAGLHRMDVSQGDVVMILLPNSIYFPVVLLGVLSLGAVVTTANPLSSLVEIKKQVSECNVSLVFTTLERVDKLGTLGVQIIGLPQHFMFGSERNLDSGFHKLISCDPKLAPKPRIKQQDTAVILYSSGTTGNCKGVVLTHANFIATVELFMRFEASQYEHLSTENVYLDVIPMFHVYGLSLFGMGLLSLGSTVVVMRKFDADEMVRAIDRYGVTHFPVVPPLLMALTRRAKGVAQRSMKSLKQVSCGAAPLNTKCIQDFIRTFPNVDFIQGYGMTESTAVGTRGYNTEKLHNYSSAGLLSPNTEAKVVDWITGSSLPPNSTGELWLRGPNVMKGYLNNVEATKSTVDDDGWLHTGDIVYFDQNGYLYVLDRLKEIIKYNGFQIAPADLEAVLMSHPDIIDAAVTSVINEEVGEIPVAFVVKKDSSTLSQADVIDFVAKQVAPYKKVRKVIFRGSIPRSAAGKVLRKELRNLLKSRM